The DNA segment TCTTTCACACACACACTCTCGTTCTACAGTCTACACAAATGGACACTTTAGtacacacacgcacacaatGCCAACTGGCAGTGTTGATTCATtcgcataaagataaaataagaagGCGAAAGGAGTGAGCAAAGGGACAAGCAGTTTAGAATTCTAGTGTGATTCgtttgtttctctctctctcccttttttgtttgtcaatgatttatttttttctccatcCTTTAGTGTTCCTCATCTTCTACTTAAACTGAGAAGAACCACATTGAGAAGcacaaaaaggagagaaaaagagagaaaaataggtCCTTTATTTACTACTCCACACACACTCTTTCACTTGATCACAATATAAGAGTGTACTACTACTTACCAATCACTCAAAGAAAGCAGGGCTAAATGGATATATCAAGTTCACAATACAATAGTGCTGGTGAGTCTGGTTGGACACGTTACTTGGATCATTCCTCTCTCTCTGAGAGTTATTTCCAGAGGAGAGGTGGGATAGAAGACTATGGAGGAAAGGGGGCAACActggaggaagaggaagaagatttGTCCATGATCTCTGATGCTTCATCTGGTCCTCCACATTACCATGAAGATGATGATCAAAACTACTGTGTAAATTGGTATCCTTCTACTTCTCACTACACCAAAGAATCAGAaaacaacaagaacaagaagGTCAAAGAATATGGTAACAATCAACAACCTTCATCACCTCTTGATGACACTGCCAGTTCCCCTGTTCTTAACTGTCCCAAGGCAAGTCAAAATGCAATTGT comes from the Glycine soja cultivar W05 chromosome 6, ASM419377v2, whole genome shotgun sequence genome and includes:
- the LOC114414778 gene encoding uncharacterized protein LOC114414778; translation: MDISSSQYNSAGESGWTRYLDHSSLSESYFQRRGGIEDYGGKGATLEEEEEDLSMISDASSGPPHYHEDDDQNYCVNWYPSTSHYTKESENNKNKKVKEYGNNQQPSSPLDDTASSPVLNCPKKKASFSGNGAVENAVDFPPCFSGTRIKRKSKFQKHFSFFERSLGGKQASEEPGGFDEGRK